GTCGAGCCGAGCATTGATCACCGCGCCGAACACGGCTCCGTTCACCGCGACGCCGGTGGCGATGCCCAGCTGCCGGAAGGTGTAGCTGATCCCCGAACCCATCCCGGCGCGCCGCCGCGTGACGACGCTCATCGCCAGCGCGCCGAGCATCGGATTGATCATTCCGCCGCCGAAACCGATCAGCACGAAGCCGGCCAGCAACGTCGTCCATTCGCTGCCCGGTGCGACCGACCGGAGCAGCAGGATGCCGGCGCCGGTCAGCGCGAGTCCGATTGCCACCGGCCATCGCGGGCCGATCCTGCCGACCAGGCGACCGGTCGACAAGGCGGCGAGTACGGTCAGCGCGTTCATCGGCAACAACCGCATTCCGGCCTGCAACGCGTCGTACTGAAGGACGCCCTGGAGATAGAGACTGAGATACATCAGCAGCGCGAGATGCGTCGCGCCCAACGTGAAAGCGGCCACCTGCGCGCCGCTGAACGCGGGGATGCGGAACCTGGACAGGTCGAGCATCGGCTCCCGCACCCGGCGTTCGACGGCCACGAAGATCACGAACAGGACCACGGTCGCGACGGCCGGCGCCAGTGTCGGCGCGCTCGTCCAGCCCGCGTCCTTGCCGCGGACGAGCGTGTAGACGAACAACCCGAGCATGATGCTGAACAGGACCGTGCCGGCCCAGTCTGCCCGGCCGCCGACCGGAGGCGTACGGGGTACGCCCAGCGCGACGATCGCGATCGTGACCAGGCAAACCGGCAACTGGATCAGGAAGACCCAACGCCAGTCGGCCGATTCGACCAGGATCCCGCCGACGATCGGTCCGAGCGCGATCGACGAGCCGGTCAGCGCGCCCCAGACCCCGAACGCGACCCCCTTCGTCCGGCCGCGATAGGTCTCACTCAGCACGACCAGCGAGACCGAGAACATCAGCGCGGCGGCGACACCTTCCAGCAGCCGCGTACCGATCAGAAATCCGGTACTCGGCGCGAGACCGTTTCCGAGCTGGGCGAGTAGGAAGATACCGAGACCGCACAGGAGCAAGGGTTTTCGCCCCCAGCGGTCCGCAGCCGTACCGGCGGTCAGCAGGAACGCCGCAAGTGCCATCGAATAGATGTTGGTGACCCATTGCAGGCCGGAGAGCTGAGCATGGAACTCGGCCTGCACCTTCGGCAGCGCGACGGTCACCAGTCCGACGTCGCCGAGCAGCATCAGGTCGACCAGGCAGACGGCGACCAGCGGCCACCACTGCCATCCGCTCGTACGCTGCTCCGCCGCCTGCTCCAGATCGGCCGGGTGAGTTGCCGGCCGTACTACTTCGCTGTTTCCTTGATCGGGCGCAACACTCATGACGCCACCCCTCCGTGGCAGAGAATGGGGAGAGGCCGAGTCAGAGCTGCCGAATCTGCGGCAGGACCTCGTCGGCGAAGAGTTTCATCGAACGCAGCACCCGGTCCTGCGGCAGATCACCGATCTGGAAGATCAGGTTGACCACGCCGGCGCCGACGTCCTCGCGAATCTTGCGGATCTGGGCCGCGACCGAGTCCGGTCCGCCGCAGAAGATCTGGCCCATTTCGATCCGGGCCGGCAGTCCCTGGTTCAGCCGCTCGGCGACGATGTCACGGAACCGGCCGCCGGTCGCGCCGCTGCCGCCGAACATGCCACGGCTGCCGGCGAGTCCGGTCATCCGCAGCATCGGATGCGCGACGTTGTCCGCGTACCGGAAGTGCGGCTCGATCTCGGCGAGTGCCTTCTCGTCGTTGTCCGAGACGTAGATGTCGGCCTGGTACAGCACGTCGTCCGGGCTCGTCTCGGTGCCGGCTTCGCGGGCGGTCTCCCGGTACGTACGCGCCGACTCCGCGGCGGCCGCGATGGTCGTGAACGCGAGTCCGATGCCGGCCCCACGCCGCGCGGCGAAGATCGCCGACTCCTTGCTCGAACCGGAGACGAAGATCGGCGGCAGCGGCTGCTGGACCGGACGCGGCCAGGCAGACACCACCCGGTTCTGGAAGTGCACGCCTTCCCAGCCGAACGGGCCGGGGTGGGTCCAGGTCTTGAGCATCAGGTCGTACGCCTCGACGAACCGCGGGCGGGACAACGTCGGTGACACGCCGGACACCAGGTACTCATAGGGCGTGCCGCGCAACAGACCCGCGATCAGCCGGCCACCGCTGAGATTGTCGACCATCGCGTACTCCTCGGCGAGCTGCACCGGATTCGCCAGCGGAATCCGCGCGCCCAGGATCGCGATCTTCGCCGTGCTCGTCCGCTGCGCCAGCGCCGTCGCCATCACGCTCGCGTTCGGGCACATGGCGTGCGAGGAATAATGGTGCTCGGCACAGGCGACCCAGTCGAAGCCGAGCTGCTCGGCGTACGCGGCCGCGTCGAGGGTTTCTTGGTAGCACGCCACCGAGCGGGCCGGATCGAACTGCGCGTTGGACGTCGGCCAGCGCGTCGGGAGTTCACGCAGCGGCGCGTACGGCATCAGCGTGAAGAACGACGCCTTCACCGCGACTCCCCCGGCACGCTCGCGACGAACAGTTCGCCGGTGGCCAGGAAATCGGCCACCAACGGTACGAACCGCTCGGTCGCCGACAGCGTCAGCGAGTGCGCGCTGTCAGGCAGGAACGTGGCCGAGCAGCGCGGGATCGCGTCCTGGTAGATCGTTGCGAGAGCCGGCGGTACCTGCTGGTCCTCGGTGCTCCAGAGCACCAACGTCGGTGCCTCGATCTTGCCGAGAGCGGCCCGGAAGACCTCGGGATCGTTGCCCTTGAGCAACGGCACGCCCTGGCCGGCGTTGCGGGCCCGCTGCTGTCCCGCTTCCGGCGTGAAGAACCCGTCCGGTACGGCCGGCGCCGGGCCGAAGTTGCGCAGGGCAAGTTCTTTCGGCGGCAGCGGCCGCGGCGGCGGGCCGGGTGGGAGGAAGGCGAACGGCGCCACGGCGACCAAGTTGCGGACCGCCTCCGGGTGCCGGGCGGCCAGCCACAGCGCGCAGACCGCGCCGAACGATTCACCGACCAGCTGGACCGGCTGATCCGTTACCTGCTTGACGAACGCGGCGAACACGTCGGCAACCTCGACGATCGAGCCCACCGCGCCGGTGCTGCCGTCGAAACCGGGCGCGGACGGCGCGTACACGTGGAAGTTGCCGGCCAGCTGTTCCAGGAACGGCGCGCCCGGCACCGATCCACCGACGGCGTGCAGGAAGACGAGCGGCTCGCCCGTTCCGCCTTCCAGGTACTGGATTTGTCTGCCGTCCAGCTCCAGCTCGGACTGCTTGAGGTTGGCCATGGTTCGAAGCCCTTTCGATGCGCGGTGTCTGCCTGATGCACCACGTACGGTACAGAGGACATCTACACTGTGCAAGGCTTCATTGTGGAGGCCTACACTAAATCTTCCGGACCAGGTTCTCGAGGTGGCCGATACCGGTGATCTCGGTGCTCAGCACGTCCCCATCGGCGAGATAGCGGGCCGGCGTACGAGCGTGGCCGACACCGCTCGGCGTACCGGTGGCGATCACATCTCCTGGACGCAACGTGAGGATCGTCGATGCATACCGGACCAGGTCCGTCGGTGTGAAGAGCAGGTCAGCGGTGTCCGCCTTTTGCATCAGCTCGTCGTTGACCGTGCAGCTGATCGGCAGCTCCGGGCGTACGCCACCTGGAAGTTCGTCCGGCGTCACGAGTACCGGACCGAGCGGCGTGGTGGCTTCGAACGTCTTCCCCTGCAGCCATTCCTTCGTACGGAACTGCCAATCGCGCATCGTGACATCGTTCAGTACGGTGAAACCGGCAATCGCCGCGGCTGCCTGAGCTTCGGTCGCGCGGCGTACGGTGCGGCCGATCACGACGGCCAGCTCGGCCTCCCAGTCCACGCAGGACGACTCGGGCGCCAGCTCGACCGGGTCGTACGGTCCGATCAGCGCTTCGGCGAACTTCGCGAAGAGGGTCGGATGGGCCGGCAGGTCGCGGCCCATCTCCAGGATGTGGGTGCGGTAGTTCAGTCCCACGCACAGGATCTTGCCCGGGCGCGGTACGAGCGGTGCCAGGCCCACGCTCAGCGGATGCGCCGCGCCGGCGGTTTCGGCCGCGTACGTCGGCCAGTCGGCACGCGTCAGCAGCTCGCCGACATCCGCGTACCCGAGTTCGATGAACGCGTTGGGGGTCTGGCGCGCGGCGCGGGTGCCGTTGGCGGTACGGATGGTCGCGAGTCTCATCGGTTGGCCTCCTCGACGCGCCCGCGATGCAGTTCCAGGCGCTCGATGATCGGGGCGTCGCTGAACCGGAACAGGTCCAGGCCGGTGCTGGTTTCGATGGCGAGCGGCTGCCAGGACGGCACCACGAACAGGTCACCACGGCTGGTCTGCCATTTTCTGCCGGCCACGGAGACCTCACCCTCGCCCTCGAAAATTTGGTATACCGAAGCTCCGACCTCGCGGACCGGCGTGGTCGCGGTGTCGGGTGCCAGCCGGTGGAACTCGGCCCGCAGGGTCGGCATCACGTCGCCACCCGTCGCCGGGTTGGTGAAGCGCACGGCGGCATGACCCGGCTCGACCGTCACGTCATAGCCCTCGGCTTCGAGCGCGAGTTGCTCCGCCAACGCACGGTCGGTGTGTTCCCAGCGGTATGCGAGCAGCGGCGTCGCCGGGGTTGGGCGGATCAGGCTGAGTGGGCGTAGACCGGGGTGGCTCCAGAGGCGTTCCGATCGAGAGTGGTGTGGTGCTTCGCGGGTCTCGACCTCGTCAGGTCCGAACTCGAAGAACGTCGCGTCGGTGAAGTACTGGAACGGGATGTCCAGGCCGTCGAGCCAGGCCATCGGGCGATCTGAGCTGTTGTGGTGACCGTGCCAGTTCCAGCCGGGCTGCGGCAGGAAGTCGCCGCGGCGCATGGCGACCGGGTCACCGTCGACAACCGTCCAGACGCCTTCGCCCTCGATGACGAAACGGAACGCGTTCTGGGTGTGCCGGTGGACGGGCGCGTCCTCGCCCGGGTTGAGGTACTGGATCGCGGCCCAGAGCGTCGGCGCGGCGAACGGTTTGCCGCCGAGACCCGGGTTCGCCAGCGCGATCGCACGCCGCTCCCCGCCGCGGCCGACCGGCACTAGTTCGCCGGCCCGCTCGGCCAGCGGCAAGAGCTGGTCCCAGCGCCAGAGATGCGGCTGGGCTTTGGACTGCGGGGCCATCGGCATCAGGTCCCCGATCTGCGTCCAGAGCGGAACCAGCAACTCCCGCTCGAACCCCCGATACAACTCCCCCAACTCAGATCCTTGCTCCGGGATCTCCAAGGGTTGTCGCTCGGAGGATTGCGTGAGCTGTTGCTCGGGGTGGTTGGTTCTGGTCATCGCCGGTCAAACTCCCTCGATCCGGACAGTTGGCACTGCCCGGCGAGGTGCAGGGTCCCCGCCGGGCAGGCCACCAGCGTGCCCACCCCACCCCCACCTGCCCACCTCTTTCTGCCCTCCAGAAACTCCCCAAAGGACCCACCCCACACTTTGAGAAGCCACCGAGCGTTTCCACGCTGCGTTCTTGCGCGGTGGCTTCTCAAAGTGCGGGTCAGGTGGTGAGGTCCGCTTTGATTTGGGTGGCGGTTGACGCGAGGTGGGTGATCCAGTCGGGGAGTTGGGTGCGGTTGAAGCGGGCGGTGGGCATGGCCAGGGTGATCGCGGCCTCCGGTCTGGCCGCTGCGTTGGGGATCGGCAAACTGACCGCCGTCACACCGGTTTCGGTGCGTTGATCGTTGATCGCGAAACCACGTTTGCGTACCAGCGCCAGCTCCCGGCGCAGTCTTCGCAGATCCACGTCCGCCGAGGTCTCGTACAAGGAAGCGAGCTCGGCCGGCGGCACCGCGGCGAGCAGCGCCTGGCCTCCGGCGGTCAAGTGCGCGGGCAGCGTTTGACCCATCCGGTCCCCCACGCGCAACGGCCGCGTACATTCCGTCGTCATCACGAAGCGGGTCTCCGTGCCGACGACCACCACGAGGTTCGACGTCTCGCCGACGCGGTCGGTCAGCGCGCGCAGATGCGGCCCGGCGACGCGGCGCAGCACCGCGAGCGGAGCCTCGGTGACCGGCGCCGGCCGCAGCATCCGGCCCGGGAAGTACCGGCGATCGTCCGACCGCTCGGCGAAGTCGCGGTACACCAGCATCGCCAGCAACCGATGCGCCGTCGACGGCGACACCCCGAGCCGCTCCGCCGCCTCACTCACCCGCAACTGCCCCTCGTGCCGCAGCATCTGCGCCAGCACCAGCGCATGATCCACCGAATCAATCGCGTACGCCGGCCGATTCTTCATGACAGAAAATGATAGGCCGCGAACCGTCGCGCCTGGCGCGGTCGCAAGCCGGCCACGACCAGCGCCGATACCCCGAACACGCCGGCCGCGATCACGAACCCGGTCACGAATCCGGTCTCGTCCGGCCGGTGCGTCAGCGGCGGCAGGTGCCGTGCCATCACCCTGGCCGCGAGTTGCACGCCGATGACACTGCCGATCCCGCGGGTGAACTGGATCAGTCCGGTCGCGATACCGGCCTGCTCGGTAGGTACCGCGGCGAGCACGGCATTCATCTGCCCGGTAAACGACACCGCCGCGCCCGCACCGGCCACACCCAGCCAAACCAGTAGGTGCCAGGGCTGATCATGTGCCACCACCAGCGCGCCGAAACCGCCCGCGGCCACCATTGCCGCCAGCACTAGAGCTCGTTGGGTTCCCCAACGATCATCCAGCCAACCTGCGATCGGCCCCATCATCAGGCCGATCATCGTGAACGGCGCGAGGTACAAACCGGCCTCGGTCACGGTCGCGCCGAATCCCGGTCCACGGCCGGCAGGTAGCGAGACCAGCTGCGGTATGAGGAAGAACGTCATCCCCGTACTGACGCTAGTCAGCAGGGCGGCCAGGCAGACGAGAGCCACGGTTCGCCGCCGGAGCAGGGCCGTGTCGATGAACGGATCTCGGCGCCGGCCCTTGATCCGGAGCAGCCCGAGGATTCCCAGCCCAGCGTAGGCAAGCAAAGCCCACGACCCCCATCCCCACCGCAATCCCTTGTTCAGCACCAGGTTCAGCGCAATGAAGGGCCCGGCCAGCAGGGTCAGACCCAGCCAGTCGAGGCCACGTCGCCGGACCGCCGGTTCGATCGGCTGCCGCGGAGTGACCAGTAGGAGGCCGCCGACGCAGGCGAGGAAGACGACTGTCGGGATCGCGAACATCAGATGCCTGCCCAGGTTGTCCGCGGTCAGCCCGGACACCACCAGGCCCAGCCCGCCGCCGACTCCGACCGAACCGACGAGCAGCCCAACGGCCACCTTTGCTCGGCCTGGGTTGAGCCGCCACAGCAACGCGAGGCCCAGCGGGAAGATGCCGTAGCCGCATCCTTGCAGCACCTGACCGACGATCAGCATAGTCAGGGTCGAGCCGACCGCCGAGAGCAAGCCGCCGAGCCCGGTGACGGCCGCGACGACGCGTAACACTCTGATCGGGCCGTAGATGTCCGCAAGCCGGCCGACCATTGGGGTCGCGACCGCGCCGGAAAGGGTGAAGAGGGTTACCAGTAGGGCCGAATCGGTCGGCGAGAACGACAGTTCGCGCTGCAGTAGTGGGAGCGCCGGGACCAGTACTGTCTCCAGCGCGCCCATAACACCGGCGGTGAGACACAACATGACAACCACACCACCGAGCACGCGATCACCATCGGCGGTACGGCCTACCGGCCGGCCGGGGTCCTGCATCATGAAGTCCTCCCATGCTTGGAAAGGCAGCTGCTGAAATGCACCGCGGGTGGTCGAGAGCAGCGCAGGTCGCGAGGAGCCGCGCTGGCCGGCGAGGAGTAGCGCGGGCGGGGTGCAGCGCGGGCGGCGAATGTGCGAGCGGGGTCAGTGCGCTGGGGAGGGGCGGTCCTCAACCGGGTGGTAGTCGAGGTCGTAGCCGAAGGCTCTTGGGCCGACCAGGTCGAGTGCTCGTGGCGACCGCCAGAGGGGGTGGCAGGGCCAGGCGAGCAATGCGACCCGCTGTCCGTACCGGAGCATCTCGGTGGAGATCGCCGACGCGGTCTGCGGGTCGACCATGGTGATCAGATCCGGCACGGTCGCGAGCACCTCGCCGGACTCGATCACGGCGAGATTCTCGTTCTGCAGTTCGACCCTGAGCATCCGGCCCCGGCAGCTTCCGGTGCCTTCGATCGTCACCGAACCGCGCACGAAACCACCACCGGTAGTCCGGTTGACGTCGCGGACCTTGCCCTCGATCAGGCACCGGGCACCGAGTTCGGCCATCAGCCCGGCCAGCGGATCGGGACCCTGGACGCTGCGCCCGATCCGCACCGCGGCCGAGACGCTGCCCTCGATCACCGCGCCCCGCGCCTGCGCGGCCGTCATCAGGTAGGTGGCGATCAACGCCATCCCACCACTCGCGACGCACAAGGCCCGGGCCTGCCGCTCCGCCCAGGCCGCGTCGGCCGGCCGCAGCGTACTCACCTGGCCGAGAACGTCGGCCAGCACGGTCGGATTCAACGTGATGCCGGCCAGATGCATGGACGTCATCTGCACTTCGGGAAAGGCACGTCCCATCCCATCGGCATCGAGCATTGGCACACCAAGCTGTGTCGCCCACAGGATCGGTCCCAGACCGTTGCCGCCACCGATTTCGGCCGACATCACCGCCGCGATCCGCCGGCCGGTGAGCTGCTCGATCTCTTCACAGATCAACCTCGGCTGCTCCGCATTGCCGGGCATCTCCATCGCCACCGTCGGCGCGCCGATCCCACCGAGCGGGACGACCAGCTCGTCGTCGCCGAGGTCCTCCACCCGCGCCACCGGGACGGGTCCGAATCTGCGCAGGGCCTGCGCCAGGAACGGCACCGCGTTCGCCACCGCGCCGCCTCCGCCGGTGCCGAGGACAGCACAGCCGCGGGTGAACGCGGGCAGGTCGGCCTCGGTCATCTGGGTGAGCTGAGTGGCCTGAGTCGGATGCATGGCGACAACTATGCCGAGCGGGCCCACCCCGGCCTAGGTGGCCGGAGCACAGCAAGCGCGGCCGAACTATCGCCTTGTCACAAAGCCGATTCCGGGCCGCCGCGACGGCACGCCCTACAGCCGGCTCAAGGGGCCTGCGGCAACAACGTTCACCCGGAGCGCGGGCTGGGTCAGGTACGACAACGGTGTCTCGGTGATCTCGACCACCTTGACCGTACGCGGGTCCGCCCCGGCCTCGACGGCGCGCCGGATGGCGGTGCCGCAGGAGTGCTCGATGCCCTCGTCCCGGCCGGCCCCGGCCGGAACGAGCGCCTCCCAGCGGCCGCCGGCCTGGGCGATCGCCGCGCCGACCGCGTTCGCTACCCCGGCGCGCTCGGGACGGAGTACTTCGGAGGCGCCCTCGACCTGGTCAGCGACGAGGAAGGCGCCACCGCCGACCGCGATCAGCGGCCGATCCGCCTTACCGAGCGACACCCGCTCCACCGCGTCCTCGATGGCCTGGTCGAAAGCGCTCAGTGCGGTACTGAGCAGCGTCCGGGTCGGCGCGGACCAACCGCCCGGCCAGGCCGCACCGATTCGGCCGCGGCCCGCCAACACGGCCGCGTCGGTCAGCGTCGGTGTGTTGCCGCCGAACGCCATCGCCGCCGAGGTGATCCGGTGCCCGACCGACTCCGGTCCGATCCGTGGTTCCTGCCCGGTTCCGGACACGACGGTGCCGCCACCGAAAGCCAGACTGAGAATGTCCGGCATCCGGAAGTTCGTGCTGATACCGCCGATCTCGGTGCTGAGCGCGGATTCGCGGGGAAAGCCGTTGACCAGTACGCCGAGGTCGGTGGACGTACCGCCGACATCGACGATGATCGCGTCCGCCACCCCGGACAGGTACGCGGCGCCACGGATCGAGTTCGCCGGTCCGGAGCCGATCGTCAGCACCGGATAGCGGGTGGCGTAGTCGAGCGCCATCAGGGTCCCGTCGTTCTGCGCGAAGTACGCGGCCGCGTCGATGCCACGCTCGGCGAGTACGGTCCGCAGCGCACCGGTGACCTCGCCGGCGGCGGAGTACAGCGCGGCGTTCAGCACCGTTGCGTTCTCCCGCTCGATCAGTCCGAGCGAGCCGATCTCATGGCTGAGTGAGACCGGCACGTCCGCGCCGAGGAGCTCGCGCGCGACCGCGGCAACCGTCAGCTCCTGATCGGCGATCGCCGGGCTGAACATCCCCGTCACTGCCACCGCGTCGACCGTTCCGGCCAGCGAGCCGAAGAAGCTCCTGACCGCGTCCAGGTCCAGTGGAACGACCGGCAGGCCGTCGAAGAAGTACCCACCCGCCACGATCGACGAGTCCACCACGACGGCATCGGCCAGGTCGGCCGGCCAAGTCGCCAGCGGTGGAACTCCGGTCGTCGCGGGCGCGCCGATCCGCAGCGCCGCGACCCGGCCGAGGCCACGGCGTTGCAGGATCGCATTGGTCGCGTGGGTCGTACCGAGCATCACCCGGCCGACTCGCCCGGCATCCGCGCCGAGCTCGTCGAGCACCCGGACGAGCGCCGCGTTCATACCGCTGGTGACATCGTCGCTGGTCGGCTGCTTCGTCCAGGTCCGGATCCGGTCCGCACTGTCCAGCACGACCGCGTCCGTGTTGGTGCCACCAACGTCTATGCCGATCGTCAGCTCTGTCTCGTCCATGCCGACGAGTTTGCCGAGCCGGAGCGTTCCGGCCAATGTCGTCACGGCACAGCAAGTGCAAGCAGACTAGCGCCATGCCACAACTCCTGACCCATGATGTCGCCGGCCTCCTCGATCGGCAGTCGAGGCTGCAACTCACCTTGCTGGCCGGCCCCGGGCAGAGCCGATCGATCCGCCGAGCCAGTGGCGTGCGGACATTACGCGACCTCGACCAGGCTCGCCCGGGCAGCATCGCGGTCGTACTCGAACCGCTGGGAACCGATGTCGGCGGGTACGCGATGGACGTGGCGATCCGTCAGGCCGACCAGTTGGGACTGGCCGCGATCGTGCTCGACTCGCCGTACGAGTTGTCGCTGACCGCGCGGCATCTGGCCGGCCGCGCGAAGCTGCCGGTGATCGGGTCTTCGGCGACGCGGGCCGGCGCCGAGATCCTGCTCCGGGTCGACCGCTTCCTCCGTGGCGGCGCCGCGGAGGTGCTGGCCCGCGCCGACGCCGCGATCCGCGCCGCCCGGGACGCGACGGCTTCCGGTACACCCGATCCGATCGGGGCCGTGCTCGACGCCGCGTCGGCCTCGCTCGGCTGCCGGCTGAACCTGATCGAGCACGCGCCGGACGACCCACTGGCTCCGGGCGCGGTGGTGCTCGGCGAACAGGCCGTCGCCGAGGTCACCTGTGCACCGCGGGACGAGGCGACCGAGGTCGTACTGCCCGCGGTCGCGGCGCTCGTGTCCAGGATGCGGCAGCGTGAGCTGAACCAGCGGTTCGCGCCGTCGATGACACGTGCGGAACTGATCCTGCGGATCGTGCTGTCCGAGCACGCGCAGCTTCCGCAACTGACTGATCAGGCGTATCGCATCGGCCTTCAGATCCAATACACGCATGTGGCGACGTGGCTGCGAGTCGATCCCGTGCCGAACGGTTCGGGCGAGCCGGCCGGGCCGGTCGAGCGGCGGCGGCTGCTCGGTGACCTCGAGCTGAGCGTGCTGCAGTCACTGCACGCCAAGCCGGGGACCTGGCACGTCCTCAGTCTGGACGGTGCGCTGCTGGTCCTGCGCTCGGAGCCGGATCCAGGTGCTGGGTTCTGCCGCCAGGTGCACGCGGAGATGTCCGGCCTTGTCACCGGCCTGGCCGACCGCGACGACGTCACCGTTACCGCTGGGCTCGGTACCGCGCGGCCGGGAGCCGACGGGATCCGGCAATCCACCGCCGAAGCGCAGGTCACCGCGGACGGAGCGGCCGCGGCCGGCCGGCGTGGCACGGTCAACGACACCGATCCAAGTGGACTGCGCCGGATCCTTACCGAGCTCTACGCGGCGCCGCTGACCCGGAATCTGCTCGCCGAACTGCTCGCGCCGCTGGACGCGCTCGGTCCGGAACGCTCCCGGACGGCGATCCACACCCTGTCCGCGTACTTCGACGCCCAGGGCTCACCGAAGCAGACCGCACGGAAGCTGCACCTGCACCCGAACGCGGTCAGTTACCGGCTGCGCTGGATCGCCGAGGCGCTCGGCACCGACCTCGGCGACGCCGACACCAGATTCGCACTGCAACTCGCCTGCCGACTGCGCCTGCTGGCCAGCACGCCGGACTCGCTGCCCGGCTGCCACCGGCGCTGACACCGGGCGCTGACACCGGAGCCGACACCGGGCGCCGGCGCCGGCTCCGGCTGGGTGCGCCAAGTCGGTCGTACGCCGCTCGCGGTTCTTAGTACCGGGCCGGTTCTTCGTGTCAGAAAGTGTAAAGGCCGAATCCGGCCGTGCACGGCAGGCCGATCGTGCCGCATACTGGAGCTCTGATGCAGGCCAATCGCGTGACGACGCGTCGTCATCTGTCCACCAGTCCGTTCGCCGCCAAGGTCGCCGACTCGCCGAAGAGTTTCGAAGTCGACGAGCGCGTGACCCACGACCGGGAAGGACTGGGTCGCGTGCACTCGGTCGAGCCCGGCAGCGTCGTCGTCGATTTCGGCGGCGGCAAGATGATCCGGATCGTTACCCCCTTCACCAAACTTCATTCGCTCTGATCCCCGTACGCCACCCGGTGTCCTGAGCCCAGTTCAGGACACCCGGCGTCACGATCAGTGGCGCCTGCGTCACGCTCAGCAGTGGCGGCTCGCGGCGAAGGCGAGTGCCGTGCGTGGGTGTGCTACCAGCATCCGTAGGTTCTGAACGAGGCTCGAATCGGGGCGGGCGTCGAGGAAGCCGTACAGGCGCTGGTCGGTGACGAGACCCAGGCCGTTGCGCCGCCAGACCTCGATACCGCGCGCACCAGCGCGGCCGGCGATGACGCCACGCCACTCGTTCACAATGGTCGACCCGTCCACGGCGACCAGCGTCTTCTCGACGTACAGCCCGCGTTTCGCCATGAAGCGGCACATCGTCGCCCAGCCGCGGCAGATCTCGTCGATACCGTCGGCGTGGATGATCAGCCCGTCGAGCGTCGCGTCCCACCGCGCGTCCGGCGCGAACACCTGGCGGATACCGTCAGCATCACGCTCATTGGTCATCCTTTGCGCTTCGGCGACGAACCTGGTCGCAGCTTCGATCAGTTCGGGTGCAGTCATCGATTCACCGCTTCGGCCAGGAGGGCAGCCGTCAGCTCGGGCTGGTCCTCGGTGAGGTACGTATAAGAATTGGCGACCGTGCGTACGCTCACGCCAAGCCGGTCGGCGTACCTCCGGGCGCTCGCCAGCGGGAAAACCCGGTCGGCAGACGCCCAGATCAGCTCAATCGGCTTCCCGAAGGTGGTGGCCAGGATGGTCGCGGCGGACCGGGTGAACTGTTCGTCGACCGAGCCGATCGCCTTGCGCCCGTCATGCCGGATCGCCGCGCTGCGCAGGACCGGGTCGACGTAACTACGCATCGTCAGGTCGTCGATCGGATACTTCGCCAGCCACCCGTACGTGTTTCGCCAGCGCCACGCCGTCGGCGCGCGCAGCACCTGATAGAGCGTGCGGTACGTCAACGGATGCGCAGCGGTTCGCTTGAGCAACGGGAATCCCCCCGGCGCCGGTGGCCAGGTGCAGTCAGGCGTCTCGCACGACGCGAGTACCAGCCTCCTGATCCGCTCGGGATGAGCCGCGGCGGCCAGTTGGCTGTACGCGCCGCCCGAATCGTTCCCGAACAGGACAACGTCGCGGAGCTCCAGCGCCTCGATGAAGTCGGCGATCATCCTGGCGATCCCCGGCGGCGAGAGGTCAGCGTCCCGATTCACGGGGGTCAGGTGCGATCCCAACGGCCAGTCCGGCATGATGCACCGGAAGCGATCCGACAGCAGTGGTGCCGCCTTGCGCCAGAT
The genomic region above belongs to Kribbella solani and contains:
- a CDS encoding hydantoinase/oxoprolinase N-terminal domain-containing protein, with translation MDETELTIGIDVGGTNTDAVVLDSADRIRTWTKQPTSDDVTSGMNAALVRVLDELGADAGRVGRVMLGTTHATNAILQRRGLGRVAALRIGAPATTGVPPLATWPADLADAVVVDSSIVAGGYFFDGLPVVPLDLDAVRSFFGSLAGTVDAVAVTGMFSPAIADQELTVAAVARELLGADVPVSLSHEIGSLGLIERENATVLNAALYSAAGEVTGALRTVLAERGIDAAAYFAQNDGTLMALDYATRYPVLTIGSGPANSIRGAAYLSGVADAIIVDVGGTSTDLGVLVNGFPRESALSTEIGGISTNFRMPDILSLAFGGGTVVSGTGQEPRIGPESVGHRITSAAMAFGGNTPTLTDAAVLAGRGRIGAAWPGGWSAPTRTLLSTALSAFDQAIEDAVERVSLGKADRPLIAVGGGAFLVADQVEGASEVLRPERAGVANAVGAAIAQAGGRWEALVPAGAGRDEGIEHSCGTAIRRAVEAGADPRTVKVVEITETPLSYLTQPALRVNVVAAGPLSRL
- a CDS encoding DUF917 domain-containing protein; the protein is MHPTQATQLTQMTEADLPAFTRGCAVLGTGGGGAVANAVPFLAQALRRFGPVPVARVEDLGDDELVVPLGGIGAPTVAMEMPGNAEQPRLICEEIEQLTGRRIAAVMSAEIGGGNGLGPILWATQLGVPMLDADGMGRAFPEVQMTSMHLAGITLNPTVLADVLGQVSTLRPADAAWAERQARALCVASGGMALIATYLMTAAQARGAVIEGSVSAAVRIGRSVQGPDPLAGLMAELGARCLIEGKVRDVNRTTGGGFVRGSVTIEGTGSCRGRMLRVELQNENLAVIESGEVLATVPDLITMVDPQTASAISTEMLRYGQRVALLAWPCHPLWRSPRALDLVGPRAFGYDLDYHPVEDRPSPAH
- a CDS encoding IclR family transcriptional regulator, whose protein sequence is MKNRPAYAIDSVDHALVLAQMLRHEGQLRVSEAAERLGVSPSTAHRLLAMLVYRDFAERSDDRRYFPGRMLRPAPVTEAPLAVLRRVAGPHLRALTDRVGETSNLVVVVGTETRFVMTTECTRPLRVGDRMGQTLPAHLTAGGQALLAAVPPAELASLYETSADVDLRRLRRELALVRKRGFAINDQRTETGVTAVSLPIPNAAARPEAAITLAMPTARFNRTQLPDWITHLASTATQIKADLTT
- a CDS encoding MFS transporter, with product MMQDPGRPVGRTADGDRVLGGVVVMLCLTAGVMGALETVLVPALPLLQRELSFSPTDSALLVTLFTLSGAVATPMVGRLADIYGPIRVLRVVAAVTGLGGLLSAVGSTLTMLIVGQVLQGCGYGIFPLGLALLWRLNPGRAKVAVGLLVGSVGVGGGLGLVVSGLTADNLGRHLMFAIPTVVFLACVGGLLLVTPRQPIEPAVRRRGLDWLGLTLLAGPFIALNLVLNKGLRWGWGSWALLAYAGLGILGLLRIKGRRRDPFIDTALLRRRTVALVCLAALLTSVSTGMTFFLIPQLVSLPAGRGPGFGATVTEAGLYLAPFTMIGLMMGPIAGWLDDRWGTQRALVLAAMVAAGGFGALVVAHDQPWHLLVWLGVAGAGAAVSFTGQMNAVLAAVPTEQAGIATGLIQFTRGIGSVIGVQLAARVMARHLPPLTHRPDETGFVTGFVIAAGVFGVSALVVAGLRPRQARRFAAYHFLS